Proteins from a single region of Chryseobacterium scophthalmum:
- a CDS encoding DUF4041 domain-containing protein yields the protein MEIILIVILAVLAVYFYTRAKKLKNEIKNKDLKINDLTRIINQFQSEILKYQTENSSLKTNLQSAKKDLSYIQITNRELKDKIAELSKYQNIIDVKIECEYLLKKAQKDYEKLRERGNLELSEAEKNAKESRRSIKELTEKKQREIELLYENAVRESKRIIDHAENKAETIGGDAYRSLREADEIASRIQAMKNVIKGYGNEYLVPSYTLLDELAEDFGHKDAGENLKKLRQNNKMMIVNRQAGICEYMDNERHKTAVDFVIDAYNGKVDSILSTVRKDNYGILKQKIEDAFQLVNFNGKAFRNARISEIYHQARLEELKWAVVAQELRAAELEEQRQIREQIREEEKARKEFEKAIKDAEKEEQTLKRLIEKAEAQVSRANEEQKALFQQKLEELQGKLEQAEEKNQRAISMAQQTKTGNVYVISNIGSFGEHVYKIGMTRRLEPLDRVRELGDASVPFEFDVHAMIYSDDAPALERQLHKKFLKNQLNKINPRKEFFRLDLSDLKNHIETIGINCKWTLLAEAKQYRETLKLEEEMKTDKTLEAEWEQYQKIADPVSYEEVIEEI from the coding sequence ATGGAAATTATTCTCATTGTAATTTTGGCTGTCTTGGCTGTCTATTTCTATACACGAGCTAAAAAACTAAAGAACGAAATTAAAAATAAGGATCTTAAAATTAATGATTTAACAAGGATTATTAATCAGTTTCAATCTGAAATATTAAAATATCAGACTGAAAATAGTTCTTTAAAAACAAATCTTCAGTCAGCAAAAAAAGACTTGTCTTATATTCAGATTACCAATCGGGAATTAAAAGATAAAATTGCAGAACTGAGTAAATATCAAAACATTATTGATGTAAAAATTGAATGTGAATACCTGCTTAAAAAAGCCCAAAAAGACTACGAAAAGCTGAGAGAAAGAGGTAATCTGGAATTATCTGAAGCTGAGAAAAATGCTAAAGAATCCCGAAGAAGTATCAAAGAACTTACTGAAAAGAAACAGAGAGAAATCGAACTTTTGTATGAAAACGCCGTAAGAGAATCTAAAAGAATCATCGATCATGCTGAAAACAAAGCAGAAACTATTGGCGGAGATGCATACCGAAGTCTAAGAGAAGCTGATGAAATTGCGAGCAGAATTCAGGCCATGAAAAACGTTATTAAAGGATACGGAAATGAATATCTTGTGCCGAGTTACACTCTTTTAGATGAGCTTGCTGAAGATTTTGGTCATAAAGATGCAGGTGAAAATCTTAAAAAGCTCCGTCAGAATAATAAGATGATGATTGTCAACCGACAAGCCGGAATCTGTGAATATATGGATAACGAAAGACACAAAACAGCCGTGGATTTTGTAATAGATGCTTACAACGGAAAAGTAGATTCTATTTTGTCAACTGTAAGAAAAGATAATTACGGAATTTTAAAACAGAAAATTGAGGATGCTTTTCAGTTGGTTAATTTTAATGGAAAAGCTTTCCGTAATGCAAGAATTTCAGAAATTTATCATCAGGCAAGACTTGAAGAGCTAAAATGGGCAGTTGTAGCACAGGAATTACGGGCGGCTGAACTTGAAGAGCAGCGACAGATTCGTGAACAAATCCGTGAAGAAGAAAAAGCCCGAAAAGAATTTGAAAAAGCAATAAAAGATGCCGAAAAAGAAGAGCAAACTTTAAAAAGACTGATTGAAAAAGCCGAAGCTCAAGTTTCGAGAGCCAATGAAGAACAAAAAGCTCTTTTTCAGCAAAAATTAGAAGAACTGCAAGGAAAACTCGAACAGGCAGAAGAAAAAAATCAAAGAGCCATTTCTATGGCGCAACAGACCAAAACCGGAAATGTGTATGTTATTTCAAACATCGGTTCGTTTGGTGAACATGTTTATAAAATCGGGATGACAAGACGTTTAGAGCCTTTAGACCGGGTTCGTGAATTGGGTGATGCAAGTGTTCCTTTTGAATTTGACGTGCATGCAATGATTTATTCAGATGATGCTCCCGCTTTGGAACGACAACTTCACAAGAAATTTCTTAAAAATCAGCTCAATAAAATTAATCCAAGAAAAGAATTTTTCAGACTCGATTTAAGCGATCTGAAAAATCATATTGAAACAATCGGAATCAACTGTAAATGGACGCTTTTGGCTGAAGCAAAACAATACAGAGAGACATTAAAGCTTGAAGAGGAAATGAAAACCGATAAAACCCTGGAAGCCGAATGGGAACAATATCAGAAAATAGCAGATCCCGTGAGTTATGAAGAAGTCATCGAAGAAATTTAA